A window from Heteronotia binoei isolate CCM8104 ecotype False Entrance Well chromosome 15, APGP_CSIRO_Hbin_v1, whole genome shotgun sequence encodes these proteins:
- the LOC132584865 gene encoding zymogen granule membrane protein 16-like produces the protein MFRFAIFVLLCCAVSISTGLIKKRSASHSGEYGGNGGERFSHSVNQLDGPITALKIRANPSYITGLQIRYGKEWSNYVGGTSGDLQAIVLHPGEGIIQISGKADSYIRKLKFRTNLGRHFSFGVDVGNSFSAHPLFPRAILSYISGRSGSVIDAISFHWNVKSAGGTGQEN, from the exons ATGTTTCGTTTCGCCATCTTCGTGTTGCTCTGTTGTGCTGTCTCCATCAGTACAG GGCTGATTAAGAAACGGTCTGCTTCCCATTCTGGCGAGTATGGGGGAAATGGAGGAGAGCGCTTCTCACACTCCGTAAACCAACTGGATGGGCCCATAACTGCCCTTAAGATTCGGGCTAACCCATCATACATTACAGG CCTCCAGATCCGGTACGGGAAGGAGTGGAGCAACTATGTGGGAGGCACCTCAGGTGACTTGCAGGCGATTGTGCTGCACCCCGGAGAGGGCATCATCCAAATCTCTGGGAAGGCTGATTCATACATCCGCAAACTTAAATTCCGAACCAACTTGGGCCGCCACTTTTCTTTTGGAGTTGATGTGGGCAACAGTTTTAGTGCCCACCCACTCTTTCCGAGAGCTATCCTGTCTTATATCAGTGGACGCTCAGGTTCTGTCATTGATGCCATCAGTTTCCACTGGAATGTGAAGTCCGCTGGAGGAACAGGACAGGAGAACTAA